In Serratia marcescens subsp. marcescens ATCC 13880, a single genomic region encodes these proteins:
- a CDS encoding helix-turn-helix transcriptional regulator, with translation MHSTASDAFINSCLATITHLIPVSAGVFYLVDRDLRPDHYILHGMPDKTHQQYLNHFQQIDPLQPANFHRQDITMVGMSPAAIAGNRRYYHDFMLPNDMRDMTEIFIRQRKRIVAGVSLIRDTPFTEAERGRLRAVLPLIELATRDLLPDSEAQLLTAKEQEIVNLVREGASNKRIALKLGISLSTVKTHMRNIFAKTDVVNRTELVAGGFLAHG, from the coding sequence ATGCACAGCACCGCATCCGATGCCTTTATCAACAGTTGTTTGGCGACCATTACGCACCTGATCCCGGTGTCCGCCGGGGTGTTTTATCTGGTCGATCGCGACCTGCGGCCGGATCACTACATCCTGCACGGCATGCCCGATAAAACGCATCAGCAGTACCTGAACCACTTCCAGCAGATAGACCCGCTGCAGCCGGCCAATTTCCATCGCCAGGACATCACCATGGTCGGCATGAGCCCGGCGGCGATCGCCGGCAACCGCCGCTATTACCACGACTTTATGCTGCCGAACGACATGCGCGACATGACGGAGATCTTCATCCGCCAGCGCAAGCGCATCGTCGCCGGGGTATCGCTGATCCGCGATACGCCGTTTACCGAAGCGGAGCGCGGCCGACTGCGCGCGGTGCTGCCGCTGATCGAGCTGGCGACGCGCGATCTGCTGCCCGACAGCGAGGCGCAGCTGCTGACCGCCAAAGAGCAAGAGATCGTCAACCTGGTGCGCGAAGGTGCCAGCAATAAGCGCATCGCCCTGAAGCTGGGCATTTCGCTGTCCACGGTGAAAACCCATATGCGCAATATTTTCGCCAAAACCGACGTGGTGAACCGCACTGAACTGGTCGCCGGCGGTTTTCTCGCCCACGGTTAA